A region of the Methylomagnum ishizawai genome:
GATGGGAACTGTAAAGAAACTGGCCGAGGAAGTAGGGCGTGGGCTGGAACAGGCCCTTCCTGGACTGCGCAAGACGGTGGTCGGGAAGCTGGCGCTGGCGGTGGGGGCGATGATCGAGGGGCGGACGCCGAACACGGTGGAGTTGGCGAACCTGCTGCCCTTGCCGACGGAGAGGCAGGACATGCGCGAGCAATGGCTGAGGCGCTTGTTGAAGAATCCGCTGCTGGGGTCGGCGGTGGTGATGGAGCCGTTCGCGCGGGCCGAACTCGCCCGGGCCGCGCGGAACGGCCAGACCGTGCAGTTGAGCCTGGACCAGACCGACCTCGGGGACCGGATGGCGGTGCTGATGGTGGGCGTGCGGGTCGGCGACCGGGCGCTGCCCTTGGCCTGGGTGGCGGAAGAGGGGCCGGCCAATATCGGTTTCGAGGGCCAGGAGCGGGTGTTGGAGCGGGTCCTGGCCTGGCTGCCGCCGGGGGCGGACGTATTGCTCTCGGCGGACCGGTTCTACCCCTCGGTGGCCTTGTTCGATTGGCTGGGCGCGCGGGGCTGGGGCTATCGGCTGCGGTTGAAAGGCAATGTGCTGGCGGACACCGGCGAAGGGGAGGAAACCACCACGGGCGGACTGGCGCGGGGCGCGGAGGAACGCTATCTGCCGGGAGTGCGGCTGTTCGCGCACGGGGTGATGACCCACGTGGGCATCCTCCACGAACCCGGCCATCCCGAGCCCTGGATCATCGCGATGGACTGCGCCCCCACGCGGGCGGCGGTGTTGGACTACGCGGCGCGCTGGTCCATCGAGCCCATGTTCTCGGATTTCAAGGGCCGGGGCTTCGGGTTGGAGGATTCGCAACTGGAACACGCCGACCGTTTGGAACGCCTGATCCTCGTCATGTCGCTGGCCATGTGGTGGTGCGTCCAGGTCGGGCGGGACGACGCCTCGGACCGTCCAACGCCGCTCGAAAAAAAGCCTGGTCGCAAACCGATGCCGGACACTGGAGCTTCAGGAAGCTCCGCCGCAGCTTGGTTTCCTGGTTCACCCGGGGCTTGCGCTACCTAAAGCGACGCCTACAAAACGACATGCCTTTGCCCGCCTTTTGCGCGGCCATGCGAAATTGATAGGTGATGAGGCCCTATGGTAGAAAACGAACACGACCCCGAATATCTTTTTTAGTTTGCGGCGGCTCCCACTCTCTGACTTGCCCTCATCGGGCTTGACGGAGGCTGGAAGGCCCACCCCTGCGACCCCTGAAAACCCTACTCAAATCTTCGATAAGTCCTCCGGTTTCCTCACATCGATCCGACCCCATCCCCTGCCCGAACCTGGCAAGGCACGAGCGTCGAAGACGATGCCGTTGTCCTCAAGAATTCCCCTTGACACGGGTTTCCATGGAAACTACCCTGTGCTTTGTTTCAATGGAAACAATATGAAGGAGACGCCACCCACCGCCACACCTAGCCCGCTGGAAGCGCATTTGGGCTTCTGGCTCCGGCTCGTGTCCAACCATGTGTCTTCGCGCTTCCGAATGCTCATGGAGGCGCAGGGGTGCTCGGTCACGGAGTGGGTCGCCCTCCGCACTTTGTTCGACCGGCCCGAAACGACCCATGCCGAACTCATCCGGGCGTTGGGAATGACCAAGGGCGCCGCATCCAAGATCGTCAGCCGCTTGGAGGAAAAAGGACTGGCCAAGCGGCGGTCGGCGGAAGGAAGCAACCGCGAGCAAGCGCTGTCGCTCACGAAGAAAGGTGCGGACCTGGTGCCGCGCTTGGCCACCCTGGCCGATGAAAACGACGCCCACTTTTTCGGCCACCTTGATGGGCGTGAGCAAAAGGCATTGTTGGAGGCTTTTCAAGCTCTCGTTGAGCATCACCACCTCCAGGACCCACCCCTTGGTTGAAGCGCTCAATACCCAAACCTCCTATGACCGCAAGGGCGAGACCCATGTCGAGCGCTTCCCCGATTAACCGGGCAGATGCCGGGGACGTTCGCCGAGTTCGAGCGGGAGACTCCGGGAACGGACCCGCACGGGGCCGCGCGAAACGCGTACCCAGGGGCGGCTTCCGGGACGGAAATCCAAGGCGTCGCCGGAATAGCGGCGTGAACCCGCGAATCCTTCCATTCGCCCCGATCCGCCCGCAACGGCACGGGTTGTGTCGGTGGCACCCGACTTACCCCTTTTAATGGAATCATCAACATGAAAGTCATTTTGAAAAAGCTCGCTTGGACCGGCGTCCTGTTTTCCCTCGGCGGGATCGCGGCGGTCCAGGCCGAGGGCGGCGGAACGGGCACGGAACAGGAGGCCTACGAGATCGGCGTCGAGGCCTATCACTACTTCTATCCGCTGATCACCATGGATATCACCCGCCGGGTTATGACCAATATACCGACGGGCGCCAAGCCCGGCGCGGGCCCCATGAACGAATTCCATCACATCCCGGCCTTCCCCGCCGCCGAGTTCCGGGACGTGGTCCGCCCCAATTTCGACACGCTCTATTCCCCCGCCTGGCTGGACCTGACCCATGAACCCATGATCGTGTCGGTCCCGGATACCGGTGGGCGCTACTACCTGCTGCCCATGCTCGACATGTGGAGCGATGTGTTCGCGGTGCCGGGCAAGCGCACCAGTGGCACGGCGGCCCATGATTTCGCCCTGGTGCCGCCCGGTTGGAACGGCACCCTGCCGACCGGGGTGGAGCGCATCGCCGCGCCCACGCCCTACGTCTGGATCATTGGCCGCACCCAGACCAACGGCCCGGCGGACTACGACGCCGTGCACCGGGTCCAGGCCGGCTACCGGGTCACCCCGCTATCCCGCTGGGGCCAACCCGCGCAGCCCGTCCAGGCCGCGGTCGATCCGACGGTGGACATGAAGACCGATCCACTGACCCAGGTCAACACGATGCCGGCGGCGAAATATTTCAGCTACGGCGCGGAACTGCTGAAGCTCCATCCGCCGCACGCCACCGACTGGTCGGAATTGGCCCGGTTGAAACGGATCGGCATCGAGCCCGGCCAGCCTTTCACGTTCGAATCCGCGCCCGCCGCCGTGCAATCCGGCCTCAAGCGCGCGGTGGTGGATGGACTCCAGCAGATGAAAGAGAAGGTGCCGACCCTGGCGCGGACGGTGAATGGCTGGCAGATGAACACCGATACCATGGGCGTCTACGGCAACTACTACCTCAAACGCGCCATCGTGGCCATGATCGGACTCGGCGCGAACCAACCCGAAGACGCGATTTATCCCATGAATATCGCCGATGCCAACGGCAAACCCATGGACGGGGCGAACCGCTATGTCCTGCACTTCAAGAAGCAGGAACTGCCGCCGGTCGATGCCTTCTGGTCCGTGACCATGTACGACGCGGAAGGGTTCCAGGTCGCCAATCCCCTCAACCGGTTCGCCATCGGCGACCGGGACGCCCTGAAATACAATGCCGACGGTTCGCTGGACCTCTACATCCAGAGCGCTTCGCCCGGCAAGGACAAGGAGGCCAATTGGTTGCCGTCGCCGGCGAAAGGCAGGCTGGGCGTCACCATGCGCCTGTACGCGCCGAAGGCCGCCGCGCTCGATGGCCGCTGGGTGCCGCCCGCCATCAAGCAACTGAAGTAGCTTCCCGCCGCTTTCCACCCAGCCGCGCCCGGAACTTCCGGGCGCGGCGACCGCCCGCGCCGGGATTCAGAAGCTGTCTGGTAAAAGCTCAGACGCATTTGACAAGGGTAGTCCGCTGCATGGCGATGCGGTTCGATCCTGAAATTCCAAACTTGGGAATGACCGGTTTCATGCGGCGGTCACCAAATCCACACCCCAATAGCTGCCTGTCATGTCAAATCCACCGCCATCCCCGCTCCGCATGGATGGTAATTCCGGGCAGCGCATGGGCTTTGATAAAGCCGACAATGCCATCATGCGACCGCGCTGAGTATGCCGTGCTGGCTCGTCCCGAACGAGCCTTGGACGTTCTTGGAAAGGTTTTGCAGGAAACCGGCGAGATCGCTCCCATTTCCCGAATCGGAGGCTCCCCCCAGGGATTGCACCAGGTTCTGGTAATCCTTCTTCAATGTGGCGAGGGTATCCGAGGAATCGCTATCGCCGCTTGTGCTTGTGCTGGAACTGGAGCTTGAATCGGAAGACAGGCTTTGGATCAAGCTTTCCAGGTTGCTGGACAAGTCCTGGTATCCGCCTTGGCGCATTCCGCCGCCCGGTGGC
Encoded here:
- a CDS encoding MarR family winged helix-turn-helix transcriptional regulator; this translates as MKETPPTATPSPLEAHLGFWLRLVSNHVSSRFRMLMEAQGCSVTEWVALRTLFDRPETTHAELIRALGMTKGAASKIVSRLEEKGLAKRRSAEGSNREQALSLTKKGADLVPRLATLADENDAHFFGHLDGREQKALLEAFQALVEHHHLQDPPLG
- a CDS encoding DUF1254 domain-containing protein, translated to MKVILKKLAWTGVLFSLGGIAAVQAEGGGTGTEQEAYEIGVEAYHYFYPLITMDITRRVMTNIPTGAKPGAGPMNEFHHIPAFPAAEFRDVVRPNFDTLYSPAWLDLTHEPMIVSVPDTGGRYYLLPMLDMWSDVFAVPGKRTSGTAAHDFALVPPGWNGTLPTGVERIAAPTPYVWIIGRTQTNGPADYDAVHRVQAGYRVTPLSRWGQPAQPVQAAVDPTVDMKTDPLTQVNTMPAAKYFSYGAELLKLHPPHATDWSELARLKRIGIEPGQPFTFESAPAAVQSGLKRAVVDGLQQMKEKVPTLARTVNGWQMNTDTMGVYGNYYLKRAIVAMIGLGANQPEDAIYPMNIADANGKPMDGANRYVLHFKKQELPPVDAFWSVTMYDAEGFQVANPLNRFAIGDRDALKYNADGSLDLYIQSASPGKDKEANWLPSPAKGRLGVTMRLYAPKAAALDGRWVPPAIKQLK
- a CDS encoding transposase, whose amino-acid sequence is MGTVKKLAEEVGRGLEQALPGLRKTVVGKLALAVGAMIEGRTPNTVELANLLPLPTERQDMREQWLRRLLKNPLLGSAVVMEPFARAELARAARNGQTVQLSLDQTDLGDRMAVLMVGVRVGDRALPLAWVAEEGPANIGFEGQERVLERVLAWLPPGADVLLSADRFYPSVALFDWLGARGWGYRLRLKGNVLADTGEGEETTTGGLARGAEERYLPGVRLFAHGVMTHVGILHEPGHPEPWIIAMDCAPTRAAVLDYAARWSIEPMFSDFKGRGFGLEDSQLEHADRLERLILVMSLAMWWCVQVGRDDASDRPTPLEKKPGRKPMPDTGASGSSAAAWFPGSPGACAT